One bacterium genomic window, TGGGCCAGGCGTTTGTCACGGAGAATCACACCACGAATGTCACACTGCGGCTGCACCCGCTGCCCACAGGTTTGGGAAATGTTGAAGGCACCGTGCGTCTGCCCGGCGAGCATGGCGGCCCCGCCGCCGGCGCGGTCGTAACCTTGCGCCAAATGCATCAGGACAGCCTGACCACGACCGCGGATGCCGAAGGCCATTTCTCGTTCACCGCGGTGGCGGTCGGCGAGTATTCGGCTCGCGCCACGCTGGAGGGATACCTTGCAGCAGAAGCTCCGGTGTGGGTCGTGGACGGTCAGACGTCGCGCTTGACGCTGGTGCTCCGCCAACAGGCGACATCCGGCGGCGCTGTGGAGGGCTTAGTCTTGCTGGCCGACCAGACTCCGGCGCGTGAAGCGATTGTGGAACTGGCGGGCAATGGCGAGCACTCCTTCTACCGGGGCCAGACCAACGGCGAAGGCCATTTTTCGATTCAGCATGTGGCAGCCGGCGGCTATTCGATCACGGCGATGCTGCCGATGCACGGCTTTGCGTCCGACGTCATTGAAGTCATGAACAACCAGACGACGCATGTGACGCTGACGCTGAGCGATTCCTCGAACGGCGGCGGACATCACAACGGCGACTCGCTGACCATCGTGGATCTGGTGGGCACGGCGATTGTTGTCCGTCCGGACAGCACGCACCGCCCGCACCGCGTGCTCTATTACCTGGATGTAGATAATGATGGCGCGCCGGATTATCGTTTGGCGTTCGGACCTCCGTGGTACAATCCGCCTAACGTTCCGCCTCGGGGCGCTGAACGCCCGGCTAACGGCGATCAGATCACGATTCATGGCGGCCTGCTGACGTACACGGATCCGCCGGTTGTGGTGGTCTACGATATTAATGGCCTGTTCTGGCGGAGTCCGGGCCGGGGACACGGTGGACACGGCGGCGGCGATCACGGCCATGAGGGCTGCAATCCCGACAGCGTGACCCGCGTGGAAGAGAGCGGCACGGCCATGGTGATGTCGGGTGGCGGCTATCACGGCGAACGCGTGATGTACGGACTGAATACCGACAACGACATGATGCCGGAATTCATGCTGGACTTCGGCCGTCCGGATTATGATCCGGGCAACGGCGCGACGCGTCCCTCCAACGGCGACACTCTTGCCATCGTCGGTGGCCAGATCTATTGCCCGAATGCCGAAACGCCGGTGCTGGTGGTCTATGAGATCAACGGTCTGTTCTGGCGCGAGCCGGGTGACACGACCGGCCTCGGCGCCGTGGACGGCGTGATGGAAGCCGGTCCGGTGAAGGTCGGCACGCCAGTCAGCTATTTGACGGCGCGCAACTATCCGAATCCGTTCAACCCCACTACGGTTATTAACTACTCGCTGCCGATGGCAGGAGAGGTCAAGCTGGCGGTGTATGACATTACCGGCCGCAAGGTTGAGGATCTGGTTCATCGTTATCAGGAAGCCGGCAACTACGTGATTGGCTTCGACGGCCACGCGTTGCCTTCCGGCATCTATTTCTATCGCGTCAGCGTGGGCAACCTGTCCTTCACCAACCGCATGGTGTTGCTCAAGTAACTCACAGATGGCTGCACAGAGAGTATGCCCCCGCCGGATGTTCCGGCGGGGGCTTGTTTTTCTAATGCAACCTGCATGCGTCTTCGGCCAAATGCCCGATGCATTTCCCGCGTTGCGCATCGCATGCACGCGGTTGGGTAGCTGGTTCCCAAACCAGGATTTCGCGCTTGATACTAAGTGCTGATTGGATGCGATGTAGCGAAACTGGCGAAGCATTTGCATACTACCAAATCGTTGTCGTCATCCAAGTGTAAAGGATTAGGAGACCATGATGGTGCATCGCCGTTTGTTCCTGCTGGCGGCCAGCTTCCTTCTGCTGACTACCGCTGTCTTCGCCCAAGTGGGCAACATTGAAGGAATCGTGCAACTTCCCGCGCATGGTGGACCGGCGGCGGGAGCCACAGTGGTTCTTTATGGACCTCATCCGGGCGACAGTCTTTTGGCAACTACGGATGACCAGGGTGCATTCCACTTTGATTCGGTAGCCGTGGGGCCGTATCGGGCCACAGCAACTCTTGCTCCGTACCTTCCGGCGATGGGCGGCGTATTTGTCCGTCCCGGACACACGGCACATGTGAATTTGGTTCTGCGCGCGGTGCCGACAGGCATAGGCCGGGTTGAAGGCGTAGTCCTGCTTCCCGAACATGCCGGCCCGGCGGTGGGTGCAACCGTAGTGCTCTTC contains:
- a CDS encoding carboxypeptidase regulatory-like domain-containing protein, yielding MLHHRSLWLTIGLFLLASVAFAQVGRIEGVVYLPGDNGGPAAGATVTFYHERTDSLVTTADGDGHFRLEDVPVGGYSAVASLEGYMPGMGQAFVTENHTTNVTLRLHPLPTGLGNVEGTVRLPGEHGGPAAGAVVTLRQMHQDSLTTTADAEGHFSFTAVAVGEYSARATLEGYLAAEAPVWVVDGQTSRLTLVLRQQATSGGAVEGLVLLADQTPAREAIVELAGNGEHSFYRGQTNGEGHFSIQHVAAGGYSITAMLPMHGFASDVIEVMNNQTTHVTLTLSDSSNGGGHHNGDSLTIVDLVGTAIVVRPDSTHRPHRVLYYLDVDNDGAPDYRLAFGPPWYNPPNVPPRGAERPANGDQITIHGGLLTYTDPPVVVVYDINGLFWRSPGRGHGGHGGGDHGHEGCNPDSVTRVEESGTAMVMSGGGYHGERVMYGLNTDNDMMPEFMLDFGRPDYDPGNGATRPSNGDTLAIVGGQIYCPNAETPVLVVYEINGLFWREPGDTTGLGAVDGVMEAGPVKVGTPVSYLTARNYPNPFNPTTVINYSLPMAGEVKLAVYDITGRKVEDLVHRYQEAGNYVIGFDGHALPSGIYFYRVSVGNLSFTNRMVLLK